A window from Schistosoma haematobium chromosome 3, whole genome shotgun sequence encodes these proteins:
- the DAPK1_1 gene encoding Death-associated protein kinase 1, variant 2 (EggNog:ENOG410V5NV~COG:T), with protein MPLLSQEPHVNQGRLEDLYDIQQKIGDGHFADVNLCVCKSSNKKYAAKFIMKQRINTGLHGSSVSDIDREAFILANLQHENIVNLHEVFYREDSVVLILDLVTGGELFARVADCERLSEEEASNFVQQILLGVQHMHGLGIVHLDLKPENIMIEDLASRKIKIIDFGLARVLNPNESFQDMAGTPEFCAPEIVNFDPITFATDMWAVGVLTYIFVQQLSKFAIVSIWIERKILF; from the exons ATGCCTCTGCTAAGTCAG GAGCCTCATGTTAATCAAGGTCGCCTAGAGGACTTGTACGATATACAACAGAAAATTGGAGA TGGACACTTCGCTGACGTCAATCTTTGTGTATGTAAAAGTTCGAACAAGAAATATGCGGCCAAGTTTATAATGAAGCAACGGATTAACACAGGGCTTCATGGATCAAGCGTTTCTGATATAGACCGTGAGGCTTTCATTTTAGCAAATTTACAGCATGAAAATATTGTCAATTTGCATGAAGTTTTCTATCGGGAGGATTCCGTCGTACTCATTTTGGACTT AGTAACTGGTGGGGAACTGTTTGCACGCGTAGCCGATTGTGAGCGTTTATCAGAGGAGGAGGCTTCAAATTTTGTCCAGCAAATTCTTTTGGGTGTCCAACATATGCATGGTTTGGGTATTGTTCACTTGGATTTGAAG CCTGAGAATATAATGATCGAAGATCTGGCATCCAGAAagataaaaattattgattttggCCTAGCTAGAGTGCTAAATCCAAATGAAAGCTTTCAAGATATGGCAGGAACACCGGAATTCTGTG CTCCAGAAATAGTCAATTTCGATCCGATAACTTTTGCAACAGATATGTGGGCGGTTGGAGTATTGACTTACATTTT TGTTCAACAATTGTCAAAGTTTGCCATAGTCTCAATCTGGATCGAGCGAAAAATCCTATTCTAG